In Sodalis ligni, a single genomic region encodes these proteins:
- a CDS encoding transposase: MSPERKAATLAKLLPPYNMTVSAVAQMEGISEATFYNWRSQAKAEGKPVPGADKNNEQWPAQARLAVIIETATLVLAQT; the protein is encoded by the coding sequence ATTTCACCAGAACGTAAGGCCGCCACATTGGCTAAACTCCTTCCTCCGTACAACATGACGGTCTCCGCAGTTGCGCAAATGGAAGGGATATCGGAAGCTACTTTCTATAACTGGCGTAGTCAGGCAAAAGCAGAGGGGAAACCGGTGCCGGGTGCAGACAAAAACAACGAACAGTGGCCGGCGCAAGCCCGCCTGGCGGTGATTATCGAGACCGCCACACTTGTATTAGCTCAGACTTGA